The following is a genomic window from Persephonella sp..
CATCTGTCAGATGTGCCATAAGAAGTAATAAGGCAGTAACAGTTTAAAGAAAAAAATATATAAATTTATGTTAAAAATTCATTTTTGAAAGAAAACTTATAACATTTGTGATTATTTCTATCATTTTATATCCAAAGTTGAGTCTATCAACATCCATAGAAATCTTAAATTCATTTACTTTATTGTTTTCTTCAATATTATTAATTAAACATGAGTTAAGTTCATTTATCAGATCTACAAAATTTTGATTTTTTGAATAACTCAATAAAATACTGTATATCTTGGCTAATTCTTCATCATTTATAAACTGGGGATAAGGAATAAAAACCCCCAATTTTCCCCGAGATATAATCATATAAACCATTCTGTATAAAAACGAAAAATTGTTTTTATAATAAAACAAAAAATCCCAAAAATCTTTCAAAATCACTAAATCATATTCTAATCCTTTTACTCTGAGATAAGACTTTACATCATAATCCAAATCTTTAAAGTATTCAGAAAATTTTGATTTAGATTTGTGTTCGTCTATTTTTGAACCGTTTATTAAAAGCCCAATTTTAGGAACAAAATTTTCTAACTTTTTAATTTCATTGATAACACTATAGATGTTATCATAAAAAGCCAATCCACCGATTTCATTAATAGGTTGACTATTACTTATTAATTCTTGAACCCTTAAATATCCTTTTAATTTATTGTCATGGGATAAAAGTTCTAATCCACATCTATAAATGTCCGTGGGATTTCTATACACAATTCGTAGATAATTATTTAGCAAACCTGGTTGGAATTTATAGAAATTTTTTGCTTTCTAAAACCCATTTCTTTAGAAATGGGATACAGAAAGCACGGCGTAAGCCGTAAAAGCCCTTTTAGCGTTTAATTTTACATTTTTTCTTAAAAGGCTTGCTTTTTTCGTTAAACTACCTACCATAATACTATGGTTGAAATAAAGAGCAATAAGCATTCAAAATGGCAAACAGCTTACCATATAGTTTGGATACCAAAATACAGAAAACCTATTTTAAAAGGTAAGATTGAAGAAAGATTGAAGGAGCTGATTTTTGAAATAGCTGATGAATACGGATTTGACATATTAGCATTAGAGATAATGCCAGACCATATACATTTGTTTGTATCAGCTCCACCTAAATATGCACCTGCAACATTGGTTAAGCTATTCAAGGGCATTACTGCAAGGAAACTATTTAAAGAGTTTCCAGAACTAAAAAAGCAGTTTAGAAAAGGTCATCTATGGACACCATCTTACTACTTAGGAACTGCTGGCAATGTATCAGCAGACACAATCAAAAGGTATATAGACAATTTTTAAATTGAGTGAGCCGAAAGGCGAACAGGAATGTCAAGGAAAGTAAAAAGAAGCTTAAGAATAGAGTTAAATAATACAGACCCAACAACAAACATAGTATTAGGCTATTTAACCTACCACGCAGGAAAACTATGGAATGAGGCAAATTACCTTGTAAAAAACAAACTGGTAAAACCAAACAAGTATGACCTGTATAATAAGCTAAAAGACACATCCATACATAAAAAAGCTCTACAAAGTAGAACG
Proteins encoded in this region:
- the tnpA gene encoding IS200/IS605 family transposase, which gives rise to MVEIKSNKHSKWQTAYHIVWIPKYRKPILKGKIEERLKELIFEIADEYGFDILALEIMPDHIHLFVSAPPKYAPATLVKLFKGITARKLFKEFPELKKQFRKGHLWTPSYYLGTAGNVSADTIKRYIDNF